Proteins encoded together in one Orcinus orca chromosome 13, mOrcOrc1.1, whole genome shotgun sequence window:
- the UCN gene encoding urocortin translates to MRPAGRAALLAALLLLAQLRPGSSQWSPEAAAAGVQDPSLRWSPGTRNHGGGARALLLLLAERFPRRAGQGRWGSAITGERPRRDDPPLSIDLTFHLLRTLLELARTQSQRERAEQNRIIFDSVGK, encoded by the coding sequence ATGAGGCCGGCGGGACGCGCGGCGCTGCTGGCGGCGCTGCTGCTCCTGGCACAGCTGCGCCCGGGGAGCAGCCAGTGGAGcccggaggcggcggcggccggggTCCAGGACCCAAGTCTGCGCTGGAGCCCTGGGACACGGAACCACGGTGGAGGGGCCCGCGCGCTCCTCTTGCTGCTGGCGGAGCGCTTCCCGCGCCGCGCGGGACAGGGCCGATGGGGATCCGCGATCACAGGCGAGCGGCCGCGACGGGACGACCCTCCGCTGTCCATTGACCTCACCTTCCACCTGCTACGGACCCTGCTGGAGCTGGCGCGGACGCAGAGCCAGAGGGAGCGCGCCGAGCAGAACCGCATCATATTCGACTCGGTGGGCAAGTGA